CCCCATCAGAAGCATCTGCAATCCTTGCAAGTGTATCAATTAATGTTTTTTCTTGGTTCTGCAATTACAAGCAATAAGATTTAACTTGCCACGTAAAATCAAGTGAAAGAAAAGTAACAATAAAAATTGAAGGTTTGTGCTTACTTTCAGCATCGTCATTGCCTTCTCAATCTCAAGAGGATCGGGGCGACTCAAAAGGAAAACCTTTTCCACCTGCCCATAATAACCAAGAACGGGAAATGCCATAGAACGATTAGCAATGTAAATTTCACGAGTTGCTCTAGGCTTAGACTGCATTCTAATATAGGACAAGTTAAAGGCTCTTCTTCTTTTTCGAAGTCAAAACATGCACAAAATATATTAGATTCATCTAATATATTGAAATGGTAATTACATTTTCACCAATTTCAATCTATGTACAGAAGATATGATGAAATTCTGATACCGCACGATTCTTTTACAATCTCTAGAACAATATTACCTCTGTTtcaaaaataggcttgtttcatGTATAAAATTTCATACATGAAACAACCCTGTATTTTTGGAATGGATGGAGTATAAAATACTAGAATATAAACAATCTACTGCAAATTAAAGACTGAACACGCCAGCATCATATTAGATTAAATAATGCAGTAATCTTTAAAGTAGTTTTGCTGGCAGTTAGTTAAGATCACCTGAAGAATTAAAAACTGAGAAAGTTTTCTAGGGCATTATGGAAAGTATTGCAGTAATTCTACTCTTTCATTAGTAAAAACTAAATGATCACTATTGAGGATCAGCATCAAAATAGTAAATTCACATACAATATTCAGTTTTACACCTGACTCCCCACCAAAGGGCCTCTACTTATATGTATGTGTGAATATTATATGTTCCCTTCTATGGCCATGCTTGCTATTGATGTAACATACTACCAACGAGAAAGGAAAGGTGCATAGAGAATCCAATGTTGGTAAGGTTGTCACTGTCAGTATCAGACAACAACCACACAGGTAGCTTAGATATTGAGATATTTGAACATTGAAGCCTTGGCTCAACCATACCTCCTTAACTACTGTTTCTGTGAGAATCATCTCAATATCATCCATATTCTTCTTTCCATTTGTATTTTGTAAGGGTAGAAGGTCCTTCTCCGGTTGACTCCTGTCCTCTCTCCCTCTCCCTTCCCATGGCACAACACCATCATGGTCCATGGACTTCTTCATTCCACGACCACCTTTTCGAGATATTCCCATGTTCTCACCCTCCCACCTAATGTCTTCGGGGGAAATCTGCAGTTAAAATAGATAAATTTAAACAGTCATATTAAAACATAACCCAGCTATAAAATAAAGTGAACAGTGTGGAAATGTATAGCAGAGAGAATAATGTAACCAAATATAAGAAATGATTACACAAGAATTCCCTTTGAGGATTCTGTCTGATCATATGTAAAGGGGCCATACATAAGAGAAACCACTAACCCTTGACTTGCACATGGTCCATCAGATACAATTTGGACTTTAAGTTAAGTGTGACTAATCAAACTGGATAAACACCGAGGATGTGAGTCATAAGCCGACAAATAAACTATATATTGCCCGGCAAACAATAATTATCTTGGTGTTATCATGGAAAAAACATTTTTATTTAACAATATACAAAGTAATGAACTGCTTCAAGGAACAGTAAATTGAAGCTTAAGCATTCAATAACAGACTTAATTGAGATGTGATAAAGTGTCTTCTAGATTGTACCGAACATGTAGAATATTTACCTCATTGAGATTAACCCATTCAAATGCCTCATCATTTGTATGCATATCATACACGAGAGCATGTAAGCCCTGCCAAATATTCCAAATAGGTAAGGTGGGTTAAAAAcctgccaaagaccaatatcacaAGCACTTCAAAGTCAAACACACCTGTATAGGATCATAATCAGTTATAACAGCTTCATAGAAGTTGTTATCCTCGGGCCACCTTGTCATCACCTTCCGCCCAATGTATGGATCAGAACTTCCAGCTCCCACGCGTCCATTTGTCACAAGTGCACCAGAAAGACCCCGATTAGGACGGAATCCCCTTCCAGCTGGACCAGTTAAAGGATACTGCACAGGCTTAACTAAGGATACACCAGGTAACGGCTGACCCTgtaaaataaaaaagaacataAACCAAACAGATAAACATAATGTTAGTTTACACTTTATATAACACCTATACTACTAATATTTAACTTACTGATTTAGGCTTCTTGCCCCTAGCTCCTACCGCAACACCTCGTTTTCCAGAGGTTAACGTTGGCTGCATCGATGCAGCCAACATGTGTGGATTCAATGATAGAGAAGGCACTGAGTTTGATATCTTTTGCTTCTTGCGGAATGTTGCGACTATTGCATCATGAGTAGGTTGAGCAGTTGTGAGCATACCAGGCTGATGTCCTGCTTTTCTCCATTCCCTTAAGAAGTTCCCCAAAGAATTCCAGTTAAAAAAACAACCAATTGATCGAAAATGCTGATAAAACAATGCCTATCAGAAAGACAACAACAGAGGTCACTTTCACCAGACCTTATCCTGATAACGATGTCATCTGCATTGACCCTTCCTAGAAGTTCCCTGTGTTCTTCATCCGATACTCTCAACTCTCTTCTAAGTTCTGTCATTAAACTTTCTTTTTCCTAAGACATgcaacagcaaaaaaaaatgatactCAAATTATATATGAGAAACATTGGCATGTGAACAATGTAAAGAAAGATATATACCCAAGAAATGGCATCAGATTGCACTTTAAAAGCCCTCAGAATTGAGATGTACGCATCTTGCTCAAGATGGTGGATTTGAGCCTCCATGTCGTTATAAAATCTAGGGTGTGGAGCAGAACCAGCTATAGAAGATCTGCCATTGCCAGCCACCCGACCAACTCTTCTACCTCGATTTTGATTATTCGGAGGAAGATCATCCCCAGTGCCTGCAGTCATTATGAAGAAACTGATTTAACTAAGAAGCACAAACATGACATACACAATATGGACCTAAGAATCTAATTTAAATCTGAATGCAGCAAACTTTGTTCAGGATTTACAAGACGAGATAATCACAAATTTTGCATGGATCTGcgattgattatgaaggaacccATGAGAGATAAATCAGCATACAATCAACCCATATGATCTTCGGTCCTTCATTAAGATACAGAAATATTATACGAAGTCTATGAACAGAGTGGTTGTGAACTCCAGTCTTTCATAAGTTACAAGCTGCTATTCTATTGCTCTTGCACATTGCTGTACTTAACTAGTATCTGGCTTTCTAGAGGATTCTTTCTAACTCTCACATAACTGAAGGTCTCTCCCATAGCCATGTGAACATCCTTATCTATGTCACATTTCTTATTCCCCATCATTCTGTTCCAACCTAGCTAGTTCTATAAATCACCAATTTTAATGAGCCAAGGAAGCAAACACCGGACAATGAACACAGATTTTCTATAAGTTAAAAAACTTTAACTACCTAACTTTTGCAGCCAGTTGCTGTATACATTCTTCTCACGCACCTTCAGTAGCAACCTAGTTCAGCAACCCAAAGCCTCAGATAACAGAAAAGAGCCCAAACCCCAAAAAGTAGTATTCAGCAAGTACAACAGTGAAGGGGAAATTAAAAAGGGGGGAAATTTCTTTAtgttttctctatttttttttttttttgatgtatgAGATTCCAACTTTAATTTCATGGGAAACGAAGATTTACACTATGGGAAAAGCTTAATCACAAGAATTACTAGCAACACATTTAgttaacaaaccctaatttctttttTCCTCGGTCGAATGCAAAAACCCTATTCACCGTCTAAATTGATCTTACATAAAAGAATTTCTACAGAGAGAATTAGTGAAAAATCTACAAagacctaaacctaaacccacaCCCTATTCCTGGAAAAGAGACGACGGAATCTCATAAGTAACAAAAAATAAATTCATAAAAGACATGAACTTTATAAAGAGCAACTAACCACTGCTGTCGGAGAGACCATAGTCCATAATAGCCAGATTTAAGAATACCTAGAGTATACTGGAAAAGGAAATTCTTCAGCTGAAACCACGATGTAAATCACGAGAGCTTTATCATTTGTTGATATTCTTTCCCAAAATTGATATAATAaatcttaaattagggtttcgagatgaaacctattcttcttcttctggtggaAATGAGTAAGTAAGTACTCTGGCACCTcctattgaaaaatgaaattagggCTGATAGCCAGCCAAAAGTGAACCGACACAAACAAAGCGAAAGCCAAAACGAAAAGTGAAACGAGATTTAGAAACTCACATTCCTTCATAGAGATGCCCCGGCCGGCGTATTTATATAGAAAGCAATGGGCACACATGCCCCTCGCTCGTGGAACATTATTGAAATATTTACTTTTCTACCCCTCATCCAAGATTTAATTTTCGTATCCTCCTTCCTTAACCCTCATTTAAAATTAGAACAAATAGAAAAAAGGTCCCCTCAGTTTTAAGATCTTTCAAAAATAGTCCTAAAATGGACTATTCCAGTTTTAGGTCCAGTTTCGAGCAAGTCTATTCAAGCTCCAAAGGAGTTTTTACTTTACATTTCACTTCAGAGCATCCCTACGGTTCACGAATTCTTCGACAGTAGATCTAAAATCATTGTCACTATGACAATTTGAGAAAAGACAGGAAGGGGAGTATTCTTCTTAATCTCTTAATGGTTTTTCCTCGTTGATTCTTGATGACTTGATTCTTTCACAAAGAAAAACATTGACAGCTTCCACAACATCCTTCTTTGTAACACCTATAGTTATTGGAGCCATAATTCTATACCTCTTTTTCAAGGAGTTGgaacaaatatatataaaggagaatcatCAAGAAAAGAATTTTGTGAAAATAAGGAAATTGGTATGTTTAAACATTACATATGAGTTCGTTAACTAGTACGACGCAGGCAGCTGCGAGCCGATCAGTTCGTGAACCCTTTTTAACACATTTAAAAAAACAAACTACTTTTATAATTATCCAGTTATACATTAGATGTCTATCCATTTAGAGGAGTAATTCTCACATAAAAATTTATTAAGCTTAAACATCAACTTTATGAGTTAGAGAATTTAAGAgcaacaaaatatatttttaacttGTTAGATAGAAGTTCCCATGGATCATGTTCTCGTATCTTACTTAAGAGTCATATAGGACGGAAAACTCTaactaataacacaaaataagTTGATGCCAACATCATGTCATTATATGTTTGGACTCACTATTTGTGATGTGGTAGCACCTAGTCACCCTTGATTAACTTTGAGGTGCGAAGAAGACAATGATAGCTAGTATAAGTCAAGTTACATATAGTCGGTTAGGTGACTAGTATTAAAGTAGTTTAATTtattggagcaaggctcaacaaataaatataaactttttCCTGTCTTCCCTTCTTAAGAAGAATATGATCTATACAATAATGGATTCCGTAAAAGCAAATAGAAGAACATAAAAGATTGTACAAACGTACTTGAGCGACCTTAGCATCAAAAATattgttttcatgatttttttttgtgcaaACCTCATATAATTAACTCAATACTACACATTACTACACGTAAGTAATATTGGGCTGAGTTTGTCTACACATTACTATACTTATGTAATATTGGGGGTGAGTTTGTGACTTACCACAAGTGTCCTTAGGTGACACAACAAGGTCGTTTGTATTTCATGATGATCAGGTTTTTTACCTTTCATGTTCTTCCTTTAGAATCTCTGACAATTCTCTTGAACTTGTTTGTTACTTCCACATAAGGAACAATGTTTAAAGAGGCTTTCTCCTTGAGGTTCAGCTCCTTTACTAGCACCAAGATTTTTATCGTCATCCTGATTAGATCCTTTAAGGATAAAGGTATTATATTTAGTGTAAGAGGTGTTACATACCATTAAACCCGACAACATTGGTATTTCCAAAGGATTTTTGACCAAAAAGCATGGTCAAAATCTTAACAGAACTTTCTGAGAGCCTTAATTTGTAGATCATTCTTCAGGGTATCGATCTCTTTTTCCTCCAGATATAGGGTTCTAGTGAAATTCTCATTGAGCTTGTCAAACTCTTGATTTTTCACGTGAAGAGAAACTTCAGATTTGTCCAAATTTTTCTTCAGTTTAAGATTTTCTCGATGAAATTCTTCACTTTTGTGCATGAATTCAGGAATCTCCTTGTCTGATTCAACGTTTGAATCAAGATTAGGATCTACAGATATTTTTGTTGTGAGAGCTGAATTTTATGTATAGTCTTCAAGAACATGTTCATCAGGCATATCATCAAGGGAAACAATAAGagcattatttccttgataatagTCCTTGCTAGGACATTCTTTTTTCACGTGTCCAAAGCTAGGACATTTAAAGCACAAAAGGAGATTCCTATCCTGATAAAAGATTTTGTCTTCCTTAAATTGAGATTTGTGAGTTCCTTGAAATTTTGTGTGATCATAAACAAGGTAGTGGCGTATATTTCGTCATGATCGTCACAGGATTCATCAGCCCTCGAGGACCCAACCATTGAAGGAGGTGGACTAGGTTAGGTGATGGTTTCTATAGCAGAAGCTTTTTATTTAGTCGTGTGTTGTTCATTATCAAATATCTTTAAATTTCCGACGAGGTTTTTTATGGAAAAAGTTGAAAGATCGTTTTTATTCCGTGATGCCATGTTTCTTAGGCTCATATCGAGCCGACAAAGATCTCGTAATTTTTATCGCAATATCCTTTTTGGAAATAATCATACCTAACACATGAGaggcattcactatttcagaTAACTAATAATTAAATTTCTCAAACATATGTTCgtcagccatacaaaggtttttccagtcagaagttagctTTTGAAGTCTTGCTTCATTTTATGAGCTACTAGGGTATCACCCATGCCTTCATCCTGGGATCAACATCTTGTGCGCCTTCGACGCGTGGGACTTTAGGTATTGGTCGCGCTTTTGGCTCGTGGGATTTTCTAGAAATCATGTTGTGTGAGTAATGATGGGAATGCTTCTATAGAAGTGGTGCAGAAAATCAAGAAGTTATTCCAAAGATGAGGACGTTGCTACAAGAGTAGTGCAACCACGAAGTTATTCCAAAGATAGGGACGCTACTATAAGATTCGTGCAGCAAACCAAGGGGTTATTCCTTTATGGAAAACATAAGATTGTCAATATCCCGCCTATTACATTGTcgtaatttcatttttttttcatttatagTTTGTGATTTCATATCTCATGTGTGGTTCACAATGTCAGTCATGAGAATCAATTTTATGGCATATATAGAGAAAAAATAGTCGTTATCTAGATTCgacaaaaatgaagaaaaaatagAGACATAAATTTCCATTAGAGCAACAACTGTTAAAAAGATGAAGGAGGTTGAATAAGAATTAACCAAATTTATAAGTCGAACTACTGATCTATGGAGCACAAAGGTTCAATGTTGCAAAGTTCTAAGCAAATTGCGAATTTCCCATTTTGGTACCAGAATGGATACCAAACATTGAATTCAAAGCAACAACGTAAAATTAGCATACTGCATTTTTAACAATTCTTAATCAAGTTAACAAAATAAAGTTTCAAGGTAGTATATATCTCCCCTCTTGCTATCACAGTAGCCATTGATATAAGAAAACTAAGTGATCGACGGTTGAAAAAGTAAATGTTTCCATTACATTAAAGCACAAAAAAAACTTAGAGAAGGTCAGGCTTCTCAAGTAAATCACGTTATTTCCACTGGTCATGGCATTTGTATGCATATAACTTCATTGCCATGGCTACCAAACACATTCTTAAATGTCATCTTTGTTCGTTGACACTTTTGGTATATGTAGTTATGAATATATTTTAGGACACCTAAATCCATATCCGTGTCTtgaaacacaaaacaaaaaagtTAATAGAGgagagaaagaacaacaaaaacataaaattccTAAACATCGAACACTAAAATCATTTACTTCACAGTCAAGTTCAAGCAATACTTAACAGAAAGCAAGGTTGCACGTAGTTTTTTGACACACAAAAAAATAGATAgaaacttcaaaaaaaataacTTAAGTATAGTAAAATCCGAAAAACATTGAACTGCAAAATCCGAAAAACCCATTTCTAAAGGTTTAAACAATCAAACCTTGATCTTCTCAGGTCTCTGGTTTTCTTCCGAACACTAGTGGTAGTATTTACTGTCAAAACAATTTAGGAAGGAAATAATAATTTAACTAATCAACTCATTAATATTTTACACAACATTGAATCGAAAACGGATGTATAAGAACAAAGTATTTCGAAAGTATTTTTTGTAATATAATTATTGGGTATGGACATATGTATACTGTGGTGGTTTAGGTAGGTAAACGTAAGTCTATTGTCCGTTTGACTGCAAATGAGGTAAATAAAAATCAATGACACTGcaatcaaaaatataaaaatatttaaaagaaaattaaGTAGATAAGCAAGATTTCttacgttgattgttgcaagagAGGAAACTGTGAATGAAGAGACTTGAATGTGGAGGAAATGAAGTGTTTGGAATATATAAGAAATCACTGGGTAAATTAAGTAAGTTAGGAGTTGGTTTCCTCTTTTTACGGTAAACTGAACATAGAATCGTGGGTAACCTTAATTGATTGACAAAGGATGAACGACCAAAAATGATAGTCAAAAGCGGAAGCCTGGGTGATCTATCTATTTTGGGATGttggattaaatggagagttCCCTAGCTTTAAGATATACCTTCAGAAATCCGTGGGAATTCCCCAAACATAAAAGATCATCCTACCACCTGAATTGGTCGAATTGAGTCTGCGAAAGGGATAAAGTGTAATGTAAAAGTTAAAAAAATCTAATAAGTTTATATTTATTTCATAATAAACGCTTCATGTTTTTCTATGTAAAATCGCATGTGGTGAAAAAATCTTGAACAAAAATACAACTCAAACAACTGTGTTCTTCTCTGCAAAATCGCAACAAAAATCGAATGGATTAATAAAAAGGGAAATAAAAGAGAAACTTAAAcataaataacaacaacaacaacaacaaattgaaGGGAACGGAAAAACCTTACAACGATAAGGAGAGAAGAAAGGGAACTACAAAAAATGAGAGGCAGTCGTTAATGGAGGAGGAGAACTATCAGAGAGAAAGGGATATTTTTGAAACAATTTTGATGATCGAAGGCATCCCTTAGCGGGAGAGTGATACAGTCTTACATAAATCAATTTGTCGAAGAGATTAGGCAGTTTAGGTCGTTTTTAAAACAATCAGTGTAAGAGACATCTTGTGAAAATATGAGAAAAAAGGGGGTTCTGACACGTATTTAAAATTTTGGATTTGAGGCGGTTTTAAGCTTTCATCAATATCTGACTACGTAGATGTAATTTTTGAGTTAATGGCTTTTCATTCGTTGGATTTCACTTTTCCAGATCAAAAACGGAGGTCCAGACATGTCCCAAAGACAACGGACGGTGGATGGGCCAAAAAATCCAATCTTCTATAGTTTATTGATTCCCTTCAAATAAGGTTtcgaagatatcccaagcttctttcgaggCAGTGCACGTAAACACATAATGTTGAGGATCTTGTCTCAttgcatggatgatagcattcaatCCATCATAATTATTCTTTGAAGCACATATTTCAGTCGCGGTATATTCAGATATGTCCTTAGTAACACTTCTATTATTTTCAGAGCCTATCGGCGAATTATATCCCTTAACTACTCGACCCAGGTTTGGAAGTCACGAGCTTGTAAAAATAAACACATTGTTATTTTATgccataagtaatttgtgtcatcaaaggctggtggtatgttaatagatATTGAACTCTTGTCCATAGATTTAGATCGTCATCAACACGTACTTGTTAGGTGTAACGGTGTTTGCCTATTCTAATACCAATTGAAGAGAAGATTGTACCAGgtgcacca
This is a stretch of genomic DNA from Papaver somniferum cultivar HN1 chromosome 1, ASM357369v1, whole genome shotgun sequence. It encodes these proteins:
- the LOC113309238 gene encoding protein EMSY-LIKE 3-like isoform X1; protein product: MDYGLSDSSGTGDDLPPNNQNRGRRVGRVAGNGRSSIAGSAPHPRFYNDMEAQIHHLEQDAYISILRAFKVQSDAISWEKESLMTELRRELRVSDEEHRELLGRVNADDIVIRIREWRKAGHQPGMLTTAQPTHDAIVATFRKKQKISNSVPSLSLNPHMLAASMQPTLTSGKRGVAVGARGKKPKSGQPLPGVSLVKPVQYPLTGPAGRGFRPNRGLSGALVTNGRVGAGSSDPYIGRKVMTRWPEDNNFYEAVITDYDPIQGLHALVYDMHTNDEAFEWVNLNEISPEDIRWEGENMGISRKGGRGMKKSMDHDGVVPWEGRGREDRSQPEKDLLPLQNTNGKKNMDDIEMILTETVVKEVEKVFLLSRPDPLEIEKAMTMLKNQEKTLIDTLARIADASDGESDDGKHANTHGPPMGRDLVLPNKQHDISENGMMTEGEGRGICDNGHTLGTGNEMMTEIGERGFEARVAASNNDEDDEMVIVDV
- the LOC113309238 gene encoding protein EMSY-LIKE 3-like isoform X3, which produces MEAQIHHLEQDAYISILRAFKVQSDAISWEKESLMTELRRELRVSDEEHRELLGRVNADDIVIRIREWRKAGHQPGMLTTAQPTHDAIVATFRKKQKISNSVPSLSLNPHMLAASMQPTLTSGKRGVAVGARGKKPKSGQPLPGVSLVKPVQYPLTGPAGRGFRPNRGLSGALVTNGRVGAGSSDPYIGRKVMTRWPEDNNFYEAVITDYDPIQGLHALVYDMHTNDEAFEWVNLNEISPEDIRWEGENMGISRKGGRGMKKSMDHDGVVPWEGRGREDRSQPEKDLLPLQNTNGKKNMDDIEMILTETVVKEVEKVFLLSRPDPLEIEKAMTMLKNQEKTLIDTLARIADASDGESDDGKHANTHGPPMGRDLVLPNKQHDISENGMMTEGEGRGICDNGHTLGTGNEMMTEIGERGFEARVAASNNDEDDEMVIVDV
- the LOC113309238 gene encoding protein EMSY-LIKE 3-like isoform X4, whose amino-acid sequence is MDYGLSDSSGTGDDLPPNNQNRGRRVGRVAGNGRSSIAGSAPHPRFYNDMEAQIHHLEQDAYISILRAFKVQSDAISWEKESLMTELRRELRVSDEEHRELLGRVNADDIVIRIREWRKAGHQPGMLTTAQPTHDAIVATFRKKQKISNSVPSLSLNPHMLAASMQPTLTSGKRGVAVGARGKKPKSGQPLPGVSLVKPVQYPLTGPAGRGFRPNRGLSGALVTNGRVGAGSSDPYIGRKVMTRWPEDNNFYEAVITDYDPIQGLHALVYDMHTNDEAFEWVNLNEISPEDIRWEGENMGISRKGGRGMKKSMDHDGVVPWEGRGREDRSQPEKDLLPLQNTNGKKNMDDIEMILTETVVKEVEKVFLLSRPDPLEIEKAMTMLKNQEKTLIDTLARIADASDGESVISSLEKRAVD
- the LOC113309238 gene encoding protein EMSY-LIKE 3-like isoform X2 codes for the protein MDYGLSDSSGTGDDLPPNNQNRGRRVGRVAGNGRSSIAGSAPHPRFYNDMEAQIHHLEQDAYISILRAFKVQSDAISWEKESLMTELRRELRVSDEEHRELLGRVNADDIVIRIREWRKAGHQPGMLTTAQPTHDAIVATFRKKQKISNSVPSLSLNPHMLAASMQPTLTSGKRGVAGQPLPGVSLVKPVQYPLTGPAGRGFRPNRGLSGALVTNGRVGAGSSDPYIGRKVMTRWPEDNNFYEAVITDYDPIQGLHALVYDMHTNDEAFEWVNLNEISPEDIRWEGENMGISRKGGRGMKKSMDHDGVVPWEGRGREDRSQPEKDLLPLQNTNGKKNMDDIEMILTETVVKEVEKVFLLSRPDPLEIEKAMTMLKNQEKTLIDTLARIADASDGESDDGKHANTHGPPMGRDLVLPNKQHDISENGMMTEGEGRGICDNGHTLGTGNEMMTEIGERGFEARVAASNNDEDDEMVIVDV